From Micromonospora rifamycinica, a single genomic window includes:
- a CDS encoding M23 family metallopeptidase: protein MRQRWWSLTAAALLVAGAVVPASPAWAAAPTFKVPFPCNQSWSGQTRSDHSPANAIDFNRTDDLGDPVVASAPGTVDRVTDLGGTSYGKYVRIDHGGGYTTYYAHLNGFNVSVGQQVGYGKVIGWVGSTGGSTGPHLHYEQRLDGADIKVKFNGTVALYWGTKTYTSGNGCSSGTGSGTVDTAGSPLTVRSGPGTGYSSVGTVADGATVTIGCQTSGTTVTGTFGTSSIWDRIGSGRFIADAYVYTGHDGYIPNVPRC, encoded by the coding sequence ATGCGTCAACGGTGGTGGAGCCTGACGGCGGCAGCCCTGCTGGTCGCCGGGGCGGTGGTCCCGGCGAGCCCGGCGTGGGCCGCCGCGCCCACGTTCAAGGTGCCGTTCCCCTGCAACCAGTCCTGGTCCGGCCAGACCCGCTCGGACCACAGCCCGGCGAACGCGATCGACTTCAACCGCACCGACGATCTCGGTGACCCGGTGGTCGCCAGCGCCCCGGGCACCGTCGACCGGGTGACCGACCTCGGCGGGACGAGCTACGGCAAGTACGTCCGGATCGACCACGGCGGCGGCTACACGACCTACTACGCCCACCTCAACGGCTTCAACGTCTCGGTCGGCCAACAGGTCGGCTACGGCAAGGTGATCGGCTGGGTCGGCTCCACCGGCGGCTCCACCGGCCCGCACCTGCACTACGAGCAGCGCCTCGACGGCGCGGACATCAAGGTCAAGTTCAACGGCACGGTCGCGCTGTACTGGGGCACCAAGACGTACACCAGCGGGAACGGCTGCTCCAGCGGCACCGGGTCGGGCACTGTCGACACCGCCGGCTCCCCGCTGACCGTGCGCTCCGGGCCGGGCACCGGCTACTCGTCGGTCGGCACGGTCGCCGACGGCGCCACGGTCACCATCGGCTGCCAGACCAGCGGCACCACGGTCACCGGCACCTTCGGCACCAGCTCGATCTGGGACCGGATCGGCTCCGGCCGGTTCATCGCCGACGCCTACGTCTACACCGGCCACGACGGGTACATTCCGAACGTGCCCCGCTGCTGA
- a CDS encoding TspO/MBR family protein, with amino-acid sequence METTRSGRRTGTARTWWALLGFGAAVAVAAAIGGLGVSGTSDEYASLRQPVWAPPSWLFGPVWTLLYATIAVAGWLVWRRVGFGPALWAWSVQLVLNAIWTPLFFGAGRYGLAFAEIVLMWLAIAATVVAFRRVSRPAAALLLPYWAWVTFAAALNLSIWQLNR; translated from the coding sequence ATGGAGACAACCCGGAGCGGCCGGCGGACCGGCACCGCGCGGACCTGGTGGGCGCTGCTCGGCTTCGGCGCGGCGGTCGCCGTCGCCGCCGCGATCGGCGGGCTGGGAGTGTCCGGCACCAGCGACGAGTACGCCAGCCTGCGGCAACCGGTCTGGGCTCCGCCCTCGTGGCTGTTCGGCCCGGTCTGGACCCTGCTCTACGCGACGATCGCGGTCGCCGGCTGGCTGGTCTGGCGGCGGGTCGGCTTCGGCCCCGCGCTCTGGGCCTGGTCGGTCCAGCTGGTGCTGAACGCGATCTGGACCCCGCTCTTCTTCGGTGCCGGCCGGTACGGGCTGGCGTTCGCCGAGATCGTGCTGATGTGGCTGGCGATCGCGGCGACGGTGGTCGCCTTCCGGCGGGTCTCCCGACCGGCGGCGGCGCTGCTGCTGCCCTACTGGGCCTGGGTCACCTTCGCCGCCGCGCTGAACCTCTCGATCTGGCAGCTCAACCGCTGA
- a CDS encoding GPGG-motif small membrane protein yields MELILWILAVVLVVAGILALFRRQILWGIVLIVVGLLVGPGGVSIFN; encoded by the coding sequence ATGGAGCTGATTCTCTGGATTCTCGCAGTCGTCCTCGTGGTCGCCGGCATCCTCGCGCTGTTCCGGCGGCAGATTCTGTGGGGCATCGTCCTCATCGTGGTAGGCCTTCTGGTCGGCCCGGGTGGTGTCAGCATCTTCAATTGA
- a CDS encoding metallophosphoesterase family protein, with translation MIRIAAVGDVHLDADVLGRFRPALEELPDCADVLLLAGDLTRHGTEAEARCVAQEFGGLGVPVITVLGNHDHQCDQVPQVVKVLQDAGITVLEGTGTVLECPGGRLGVAGVKGFGGGFAGRCASDFGEPEMKSFVRTSNESAAALGEALRGLDCDLLVALTHYAPVPDTLAGEPLEIYPFLGSYQLGQAIDSAPTALALHGHAHAGTERGVTPGGVRVRNVAHPVIKQAYSVFHLGDQVD, from the coding sequence ATGATCAGGATCGCCGCCGTCGGCGACGTGCACCTGGACGCCGACGTGCTGGGCCGGTTCCGCCCGGCCCTGGAGGAGCTGCCCGACTGCGCCGACGTGCTGCTGCTCGCCGGCGACCTGACCCGGCACGGCACCGAGGCCGAGGCCCGCTGCGTCGCCCAGGAGTTCGGCGGCCTGGGGGTGCCGGTGATCACCGTGCTGGGCAACCACGACCACCAGTGCGACCAGGTGCCGCAGGTGGTCAAGGTGCTCCAGGACGCCGGCATCACGGTGCTGGAGGGGACCGGCACGGTGCTGGAGTGCCCCGGCGGCCGGCTCGGCGTGGCCGGGGTCAAGGGCTTCGGTGGCGGGTTCGCCGGCCGGTGCGCCAGCGACTTCGGCGAGCCGGAGATGAAGTCCTTCGTCCGCACCAGCAACGAGAGCGCGGCGGCGTTGGGCGAGGCGCTGCGCGGGCTGGACTGCGACCTGCTGGTCGCGCTGACCCACTACGCCCCGGTGCCGGACACCCTGGCCGGCGAGCCGTTGGAGATCTACCCGTTCCTCGGGTCGTACCAGCTCGGGCAGGCGATCGACTCGGCGCCGACGGCGCTCGCCCTGCACGGGCACGCGCACGCCGGCACCGAGCGGGGGGTCACCCCCGGCGGGGTACGGGTACGCAACGTCGCCCATCCGGTGATCAAGCAGGCGTACAGCGTCTTCCACCTGGGAGATCAGGTCGACTGA
- a CDS encoding nucleotidyltransferase codes for MAERGDVSLLHTLKRVAAVLKQNEIPFALGGSFAVYAHGGHSSEHDVDFLLQEADVERALQALTDEGFTAERPPEDWLVKVYDDGRMVDLIHRPVETPVTHETLADTVVRPVDAIRMPVLSATRLMVHKLLSFSQHYCDFARGLPLARSLREQIDWERVRKETQHSPYAEAFLMLLDRLDVVPYGGTPVPYARIPEGKEIP; via the coding sequence ATGGCCGAGCGCGGGGACGTCAGCCTCCTGCACACCCTCAAGCGGGTCGCGGCCGTGCTCAAGCAGAACGAGATTCCCTTCGCCCTCGGCGGCAGCTTCGCCGTCTACGCGCACGGCGGCCACTCCAGCGAGCACGACGTGGACTTCCTGCTCCAGGAGGCGGACGTCGAGCGGGCCCTCCAGGCGCTGACCGACGAGGGCTTCACCGCCGAGCGCCCCCCGGAGGACTGGCTGGTCAAGGTCTACGACGACGGGCGGATGGTGGACCTGATCCACCGGCCGGTGGAGACCCCGGTGACCCACGAGACCCTGGCCGACACGGTGGTCCGCCCGGTGGACGCCATCCGGATGCCGGTGCTGTCGGCGACCCGGCTGATGGTGCACAAGCTGCTCAGCTTCTCCCAGCACTACTGCGACTTCGCCCGGGGGCTGCCGCTGGCGCGGTCGTTGCGGGAGCAGATCGACTGGGAGCGGGTCCGCAAGGAGACCCAGCACTCGCCGTACGCCGAAGCGTTCCTGATGCTGCTGGACCGGCTCGACGTCGTCCCCTACGGGGGCACGCCGGTGCCGTACGCGCGCATCCCCGAGGGGAAGGAGATCCCGTGA
- a CDS encoding dTMP kinase produces MASTRRATDRPARLRRVALIGIDGSGKTTQAHRLAVALTSAGRPATYHRNAGGRRWLGRLAQRFGRADPQLLLGRNGLLAAESVLRWLAIAAALLSCLATGRTAVMDRYSACQYASIRAHGGQRWERLARVGYRVFPAPQVTFLLAVDPVEAYQRIERRGEDHETMGWLTAADAAYRSLPEYPAFVVIDAGGGPDEVSRRIRAHLSRWLPPEGTGPVVGGPPDGGGGSSAAEPDDVAREPVVAQAGP; encoded by the coding sequence GTGGCCAGCACACGGCGCGCGACCGACCGTCCGGCCCGGCTGCGTCGTGTCGCGCTGATCGGCATCGACGGTTCGGGCAAGACCACCCAGGCTCACCGGCTCGCCGTCGCCCTCACCTCGGCCGGGCGGCCGGCCACCTACCACCGCAACGCCGGCGGCCGACGCTGGCTGGGCCGGCTCGCCCAGCGGTTCGGCCGGGCCGACCCGCAACTGCTGCTGGGCCGTAACGGGCTGCTCGCGGCGGAGTCCGTGCTGCGCTGGCTGGCCATCGCCGCCGCGCTGCTGAGTTGCCTGGCGACCGGTCGCACCGCGGTGATGGACCGCTACTCCGCCTGCCAGTACGCCAGTATCCGGGCGCACGGTGGGCAGCGCTGGGAACGGCTGGCCCGGGTCGGCTACCGGGTCTTCCCCGCGCCGCAGGTCACCTTCCTGCTCGCCGTCGACCCGGTCGAGGCCTACCAGCGGATCGAGCGGCGGGGTGAGGACCACGAGACGATGGGCTGGCTGACCGCCGCCGACGCGGCGTACCGGTCGCTGCCCGAGTACCCGGCCTTCGTGGTGATCGACGCCGGTGGCGGGCCGGACGAGGTGTCCCGGCGGATCCGGGCGCACCTGAGCCGGTGGCTGCCGCCGGAGGGGACCGGACCGGTGGTCGGCGGTCCACCGGACGGCGGCGGCGGTTCGTCCGCCGCGGAGCCCGACGACGTGGCCCGGGAGCCGGTCGTGGCCCAGGCCGGACCGTAG
- a CDS encoding MurR/RpiR family transcriptional regulator, translating to MANSPKISASHEPGGLIVHISGLLPSLSPAEQRVARLVVADPADAARRTITDLATAAETSEATVIRFCRSVGMDGYPQLRIRLAAEAARRIEPPDARVVGGDIPPGADLAQIIATIAFNDARAVEETAQQLDPAVCEQVVEAIVGAGRIEVYGAGASGFVASDFQQKLHRIGRVAFSFPDVHSALTSAALLGKSDVAVGISHTGTTSDVIEVLEQARSRGAVTVALTNFPRSPITEVADFVLTTAARETTYRAGAMASRLAQLTVVDCLFVGVAARNRTRARRALEVTAEAVRTHRVGGSRRRS from the coding sequence GTGGCGAATAGTCCGAAGATTTCTGCGAGTCACGAGCCGGGTGGGCTGATCGTCCACATCAGTGGCCTGCTCCCCTCGCTGTCCCCCGCCGAGCAGCGGGTCGCCCGGCTGGTCGTCGCGGACCCGGCCGATGCCGCCCGACGGACCATCACCGACCTCGCCACCGCCGCCGAGACCTCCGAGGCCACCGTCATCCGGTTCTGCCGGTCCGTCGGTATGGACGGCTACCCGCAGCTACGGATCCGCCTCGCGGCCGAGGCGGCCCGCCGGATCGAGCCGCCGGACGCCCGGGTGGTCGGCGGCGACATCCCGCCCGGAGCCGACCTGGCGCAGATCATCGCCACCATCGCCTTCAACGACGCGCGGGCGGTCGAGGAGACCGCCCAGCAGCTCGACCCCGCCGTCTGCGAGCAGGTCGTCGAGGCGATCGTCGGCGCCGGCCGGATCGAGGTCTACGGCGCCGGCGCGAGCGGCTTCGTCGCCTCCGACTTCCAGCAGAAACTGCACCGCATCGGCCGGGTCGCCTTCTCCTTCCCCGACGTGCACAGCGCGCTGACCTCCGCCGCGCTGCTCGGCAAGAGCGACGTGGCGGTCGGCATCTCCCACACCGGCACCACCTCCGACGTGATCGAGGTGCTCGAACAGGCCCGCTCCCGGGGTGCGGTGACCGTCGCGCTGACCAACTTCCCCCGGTCGCCGATCACCGAGGTCGCCGACTTCGTCCTCACCACCGCCGCCCGCGAGACGACGTACCGCGCGGGGGCGATGGCCAGCCGGCTCGCCCAGCTCACCGTGGTCGACTGCCTCTTCGTCGGGGTGGCCGCCCGGAACCGGACCCGGGCCCGCCGGGCGCTGGAGGTCACCGCCGAGGCGGTCCGCACGCACCGGGTGGGCGGCAGCCGGAGGCGGTCGTGA
- a CDS encoding N-acetylmuramic acid 6-phosphate etherase produces MTGGPAGPDDGVERPADDSVVELHPVVLVGAPTERRNPRSTDLDLMSTRDVLTVINDDDRRVPAAVAAVLDEIAVTVDLAVTALRTGHRVHYFGAGTSGRLGVIDAAELVPTFNSPDGWFCAHLAGGPGAMWRAVEDAEDDLRGGAAEAARCVAAGDLVVGLAASGRTPYVLGALGAAGERGAATVLLCANPEVRPTVRLDVVIGVDTGPEVVTGSTRMKAGTAQKLVLNAFSTAVMVRLGRVYSNLMIDMMATNAKLRGRMISILIEATGCGEEVSRRALHEADGDLKTALVSLLSGAGTDAARSALARTAHQVRGALALLAS; encoded by the coding sequence GTGACCGGCGGTCCGGCCGGGCCGGACGACGGGGTCGAGCGGCCCGCCGACGACAGCGTCGTTGAGCTGCACCCGGTGGTCCTCGTCGGTGCCCCCACCGAGCGGCGCAACCCGCGCAGCACCGACCTCGACCTGATGTCGACCCGGGACGTGCTCACCGTCATCAACGACGACGACCGGCGGGTGCCGGCGGCGGTGGCCGCCGTGCTGGACGAGATCGCGGTCACCGTCGACCTGGCGGTGACCGCGCTGCGCACCGGGCACCGGGTGCACTACTTCGGTGCGGGCACCTCCGGTCGGCTCGGGGTGATCGACGCCGCCGAACTGGTCCCCACCTTCAACTCCCCGGACGGCTGGTTCTGCGCGCACCTGGCCGGCGGCCCCGGCGCCATGTGGCGGGCCGTCGAGGACGCCGAGGACGACCTGCGCGGCGGCGCGGCCGAGGCCGCCCGCTGCGTGGCCGCCGGTGACCTGGTGGTGGGTCTGGCGGCCAGCGGACGCACACCGTACGTCCTCGGGGCGCTCGGCGCGGCCGGGGAGCGGGGGGCGGCGACGGTGCTGCTCTGCGCCAATCCGGAGGTTCGGCCCACGGTCCGCCTCGACGTGGTCATCGGGGTCGACACCGGCCCGGAGGTGGTGACCGGTTCGACGCGGATGAAGGCGGGCACCGCGCAGAAGCTGGTGCTGAACGCCTTCTCCACGGCCGTGATGGTGCGCCTGGGCCGGGTCTACTCCAACCTGATGATCGACATGATGGCCACCAACGCCAAGCTGCGGGGTCGCATGATCTCCATCCTGATCGAGGCGACCGGGTGTGGCGAGGAGGTCTCCCGGCGGGCCCTGCACGAGGCGGACGGCGACCTGAAGACCGCCCTCGTCTCGCTGCTGTCCGGGGCCGGGACCGACGCGGCCCGGTCGGCGCTGGCCCGCACCGCGCACCAGGTCCGTGGCGCCCTCGCCCTGCTCGCCTCCTGA